In Cellvibrio polysaccharolyticus, a genomic segment contains:
- the grxB gene encoding glutaredoxin 2 — MKLYVYDHCPFCVKARMIFGLKKVPVTVEFVLNDDEATPVSMIGKKMTPILEIEPGNYLPESLDIIHFIDQSKTPKLLTGERNPAITQWLEKTGEAIYGLAVPRFAQADLAEFSTREARRYFTENKEAMFGNFQLLMESSEALIRITEQYLLELDKLIKSPSACNGELSEDDFHLFAALRSLSITRGVKIPQGVKSYMEQMSQLSLVPLYHDIAI, encoded by the coding sequence ATGAAGCTGTACGTATACGATCACTGCCCTTTTTGCGTAAAGGCTCGCATGATCTTTGGCCTGAAAAAAGTCCCTGTCACGGTAGAATTTGTACTTAACGATGATGAAGCAACGCCGGTGAGTATGATCGGCAAAAAAATGACACCGATTCTGGAAATCGAGCCCGGCAACTATCTGCCCGAGAGCCTCGACATTATTCATTTCATCGACCAATCGAAAACGCCAAAGCTATTAACCGGCGAGCGCAACCCGGCGATTACCCAATGGCTGGAAAAAACCGGGGAGGCGATTTACGGTCTGGCAGTACCGCGCTTTGCCCAGGCCGACCTGGCCGAGTTTTCTACCCGCGAAGCGCGCCGCTATTTCACCGAGAACAAGGAAGCCATGTTCGGCAACTTCCAGCTATTAATGGAGAGCAGCGAGGCGTTAATTCGCATTACCGAACAATATCTGCTGGAACTGGACAAACTGATCAAAAGCCCATCGGCCTGCAACGGTGAATTATCGGAAGACGATTTTCATCTGTTTGCCGCCCTGCGCTCACTCAGTATTACCCGCGGCGTAAAAATACCCCAGGGCGTTAAATCCTATATGGAGCAGATGTCGCAGTTATCGCTGGTTCCGCTTTACCACGACATTGCCATTTGA
- a CDS encoding BatD family protein, giving the protein MFKMFWQKPLTLLSLLTALLLVSANSQADTLTASVDRDTLSIQETFTLSLRYSGQSRSGPDLEPLLEDFEIVNTQQSNQMQIINGRMASYTDWHIALAPKRSGQFTIPALTLDDISSQPITIRVEAQNQSAQSTGQSVFVEIETDKDTAYVQEQIIVTIRLFTAVPLSNIELQPLALTDAVVTSLDEKQYQTNLNGRAHAVVETRYAIFPQTSGALVIPSLHYNVTAGSAQRDMWGQMRSNRSSNLLRLRTEEQNLTIKTIPSSFAGKPWLPAANVTLSEHWSASTEQLKIGEPVTRSITINAEGLTAGQIAPIIQPSVDSLTFYPDQAQNEDQNTTKGVVGKRVETLAIVPNRGGAFTLPAVEVEWWDTTSNSVRKATLPEKKVVVEHDIALQSSSSGSLVEDTLEFIPHPPTAEPEAARGGWQQSPVWLLAWAMLASFTTLLFAGLWWRGRNRHAVAPLLSAQASGNAAWADLKRASAEGDLQALKKAVLHWAQLHWERDDLHSLSAIAAQTDNQELKAQLLKLDQVLYSPGGNSEWDSGLLIQQIYACKKEKRQQKRTPESLKSLYR; this is encoded by the coding sequence ATGTTTAAGATGTTCTGGCAAAAACCACTGACATTGTTGTCACTGCTAACCGCCCTGCTGCTGGTGTCTGCCAATAGCCAGGCCGACACATTAACGGCCAGCGTAGACCGCGATACGTTGAGCATTCAGGAAACTTTTACCCTGTCGCTGCGCTATTCAGGCCAGAGCCGTTCCGGCCCGGACCTGGAACCGTTGCTGGAAGATTTTGAAATTGTGAATACCCAGCAAAGCAATCAGATGCAAATTATCAACGGCCGCATGGCTTCCTACACAGACTGGCACATTGCCCTGGCACCGAAGCGCAGCGGGCAATTCACCATCCCTGCCCTGACCCTCGACGATATCAGCAGCCAGCCCATCACCATCAGGGTTGAGGCGCAAAACCAGTCCGCACAAAGCACCGGACAATCGGTATTTGTGGAAATAGAAACGGATAAAGATACCGCTTATGTGCAGGAACAAATCATCGTTACCATCCGTTTGTTTACGGCGGTGCCGCTAAGCAATATCGAATTGCAACCGCTGGCGCTGACCGATGCGGTGGTAACGTCGCTGGATGAAAAACAATACCAGACCAACCTCAATGGTCGCGCCCATGCGGTGGTGGAAACCCGCTACGCTATCTTTCCGCAAACCAGTGGCGCGCTGGTGATTCCTTCGCTGCATTACAACGTCACCGCCGGTAGCGCCCAACGGGATATGTGGGGACAAATGCGCAGTAACCGCAGCAGTAATTTATTGCGTTTGCGCACCGAAGAACAAAACCTGACGATTAAAACAATCCCGTCATCTTTTGCCGGTAAACCCTGGTTACCCGCCGCCAATGTCACCCTGTCCGAGCACTGGAGTGCCAGCACCGAACAACTGAAAATCGGTGAACCTGTTACGCGCAGCATTACCATCAATGCTGAAGGTTTAACCGCCGGACAAATTGCGCCGATTATTCAGCCATCGGTTGATAGTTTGACGTTTTACCCGGACCAGGCGCAAAACGAAGATCAAAATACCACCAAAGGTGTTGTCGGCAAGCGGGTTGAAACCCTGGCGATTGTTCCTAATCGGGGCGGCGCATTTACACTGCCTGCGGTCGAAGTTGAATGGTGGGACACCACCAGCAATTCGGTGCGCAAGGCTACCCTGCCGGAAAAGAAAGTCGTGGTTGAACACGATATCGCCTTACAAAGTTCTTCAAGTGGCAGCCTGGTAGAAGATACGCTGGAATTTATTCCTCATCCGCCAACGGCAGAGCCTGAAGCGGCTCGCGGTGGATGGCAGCAATCACCGGTGTGGCTATTGGCCTGGGCAATGCTGGCCAGCTTCACCACGCTGCTTTTTGCCGGTTTGTGGTGGCGTGGCAGAAACCGTCATGCTGTGGCACCGCTACTATCGGCGCAAGCATCCGGCAATGCTGCCTGGGCAGACCTGAAACGCGCCAGTGCCGAGGGTGACTTGCAAGCCTTGAAAAAAGCGGTATTACACTGGGCGCAGTTACATTGGGAGCGCGATGATTTGCACAGTTTATCGGCCATTGCCGCGCAAACAGATAATCAGGAACTGAAAGCACAGTTGCTGAAACTGGATCAGGTACTTTACAGCCCAGGCGGGAACAGTGAGTGGGACAGCGGGTTATTGATACAGCAGATTTATGCCTGCAAGAAAGAAAAGCGCCAGCAAAAACGCACACCGGAATCGCTGAAATCCCTTTATCGATAG
- a CDS encoding MFS transporter has product MNSPDLTHLDSVEAGSLPVSNTLPLLALGVGSFAIGTGEFVIMGLLPDVATDLNITIPQAGHTISAYALGVVIGAPLLAVLGARWPRRAMLMALMALFGLANFASAIAPDYITMLFMRLLSGFPHGTFFGIAALVAASLVPRNKRAQAVALAMLGLSLATLFGVPLATGLGQWLGWRSAFVLVGLVAMLSVLLIWRWVPNSRPDQSISPLAELGALKNKQVWLTLGIGAIGFGGMFAVFSYIKPTMMSVSGLTESGVPLVLALFGAGMVAGNLLGARLADKSLMNTIGGSLLWSALVLLMFVFTASNLYLASFNVFLIGTVVAIGPALQIRLMDVAGDAQTLAAALNHSAFNFANAAGALLGGMAIDAGYGWTSTAWVGVALSLAGLLIFFWAKADAERDEESGSPECCQGA; this is encoded by the coding sequence ATGAACTCCCCTGATTTGACTCACCTGGATTCTGTTGAAGCCGGGTCGCTTCCTGTTTCCAACACCTTACCTTTACTGGCTCTGGGCGTTGGCAGTTTTGCCATTGGCACCGGCGAGTTTGTCATTATGGGCCTGCTGCCCGACGTGGCGACCGATCTGAATATCACGATTCCCCAGGCGGGCCATACCATCAGTGCTTATGCACTGGGCGTGGTTATCGGTGCACCCTTGCTGGCGGTGCTGGGCGCTCGCTGGCCGCGTCGCGCCATGTTAATGGCATTGATGGCGTTATTCGGGCTGGCAAACTTCGCCAGCGCCATTGCCCCTGATTACATCACCATGTTGTTTATGCGTTTATTGAGCGGCTTTCCGCACGGTACTTTTTTTGGTATCGCAGCATTGGTAGCGGCTTCGCTGGTGCCTCGTAACAAACGCGCCCAGGCGGTGGCTCTGGCCATGCTGGGGCTGTCGCTGGCAACCCTGTTTGGTGTGCCGCTGGCTACCGGCCTTGGCCAATGGCTTGGCTGGCGCTCTGCGTTTGTATTGGTAGGGCTGGTCGCCATGCTTTCAGTATTACTGATCTGGCGCTGGGTGCCGAACTCCCGCCCGGATCAATCGATCAGCCCGCTGGCGGAGCTGGGCGCTTTGAAAAACAAACAGGTGTGGTTGACGCTGGGCATTGGTGCTATCGGTTTTGGCGGTATGTTTGCGGTGTTCAGTTACATCAAGCCGACCATGATGTCGGTTTCCGGTTTAACAGAAAGCGGTGTACCGCTGGTGCTGGCATTGTTCGGTGCGGGGATGGTGGCGGGTAATTTACTCGGCGCCCGGCTGGCTGATAAATCGCTGATGAACACGATTGGCGGCAGTTTGTTGTGGTCTGCGCTGGTGTTGCTGATGTTCGTTTTCACCGCCTCCAATCTTTATCTGGCCAGTTTCAACGTGTTTCTTATTGGTACGGTGGTCGCTATTGGCCCGGCTTTGCAAATCCGGTTGATGGACGTTGCCGGTGATGCACAAACCCTGGCCGCCGCGTTAAACCATTCCGCCTTTAACTTCGCCAATGCGGCAGGTGCACTGCTGGGCGGCATGGCGATTGATGCCGGTTATGGTTGGACTTCTACTGCATGGGTGGGTGTTGCTTTGTCACTGGCCGGTTTGCTGATTTTCTTCTGGGCCAAAGCCGATGCCGAGCGCGACGAAGAATCCGGTTCCCCGGAGTGCTGTCAGGGTGCTTGA
- a CDS encoding BCCT family transporter produces the protein MSAKPGNSRFTPVISLPVFAPAVIVAILLVVGTISDPELAGSLFADMLAFVTLQFGWFYMLAVASFLMFLVVIAFSRWGHIKLGPDHSDPQYSFPVWFAMLFAAGYGIALLFFGVAEPVLHYASPPEGAPQTVDAASQAMQIAFFHWGFHIWAIYGIVGLVLAYFSFRHGLPLSMRSALYPMIGDRIYGPIGHVIDVFAILGTLFGVSTTLGLSVTQINAGLNYLWPEIPMSVQVQVGATVVITAMTAASVVAGLDKGIKRLSILNMVLAISLMVFIFVAGPTRFILETFLQNTGSYLSNIVERTFNLQAYSRSDWIGNWTLFIFGWTIAWAPFVGLFIARISRGRTIRQFVLGVMLVPTIFTFMWFSIFGDTALHLIMMEGYTTLITDVQDNHAIALFKLYEHFPFTRVVSIATVFLIMVFFVTSADSGALVADALASGGATVTPAWQRFFWAALLGVVASTLLIAGGLQALQAMTIVSALPFAVIMMIGMVGLWRALVIEGYREDSLQSSSQPTRKFGQGPGAWQRRLTGLITYPSLVQVENFIKGACYDALVQVRQELVKKQWPADVVLETDPVLRTYITIADEESLDFMYEVRLVGYPRPDFIPGTDASEGSEYFRAEVFLRRGGQSYDIYGFDRQELINDVLDQLEKYFHFRHLSPESLPWNVAAHDEMLHPVVDADEKPDPAAEGDDKK, from the coding sequence ATGTCCGCCAAACCCGGTAACAGCCGCTTTACGCCGGTTATTTCTCTTCCTGTTTTTGCTCCTGCGGTTATTGTTGCCATCCTGCTCGTTGTGGGAACTATCAGTGACCCGGAGTTGGCGGGTAGCCTGTTCGCTGACATGCTTGCCTTTGTAACATTGCAGTTCGGTTGGTTTTATATGCTCGCGGTGGCGAGTTTTTTAATGTTCCTGGTGGTGATTGCTTTTTCCCGCTGGGGCCATATCAAACTGGGGCCGGATCATTCTGACCCGCAGTACAGTTTTCCGGTTTGGTTCGCCATGTTGTTTGCTGCCGGTTACGGCATCGCGCTGTTATTTTTCGGTGTTGCTGAACCGGTGCTACATTACGCTTCACCGCCGGAAGGCGCGCCGCAAACGGTGGATGCCGCAAGTCAGGCGATGCAAATTGCATTTTTCCACTGGGGTTTTCATATCTGGGCAATTTACGGCATCGTTGGCCTGGTGCTCGCCTATTTTTCTTTTCGCCATGGTTTGCCGTTATCCATGCGCTCTGCACTCTATCCAATGATTGGTGATCGCATTTATGGCCCCATCGGTCACGTGATTGATGTTTTTGCCATTCTCGGCACCTTGTTCGGTGTTTCTACCACGCTGGGTTTATCGGTAACTCAAATCAATGCCGGTTTGAATTATCTCTGGCCGGAAATTCCCATGAGTGTGCAGGTGCAGGTTGGCGCTACGGTGGTGATCACCGCGATGACCGCGGCCTCGGTAGTGGCGGGGCTTGATAAGGGCATCAAGCGGTTGTCCATCCTGAATATGGTGTTGGCGATTTCGCTGATGGTGTTTATTTTTGTGGCTGGCCCGACCCGTTTTATTCTGGAAACCTTTCTGCAAAATACCGGCAGTTATCTGAGCAATATTGTTGAGCGCACCTTTAATCTTCAAGCCTACAGCCGGTCTGACTGGATAGGAAACTGGACGCTGTTTATCTTCGGCTGGACTATCGCCTGGGCGCCTTTTGTCGGGTTGTTTATTGCGCGAATCAGCCGTGGCAGAACCATTCGGCAATTTGTACTCGGCGTAATGCTGGTGCCTACTATTTTTACTTTTATGTGGTTTTCTATTTTTGGCGATACTGCACTGCATCTGATTATGATGGAAGGCTACACCACGCTGATCACCGATGTGCAGGATAACCATGCCATCGCGCTGTTCAAACTCTATGAACATTTCCCTTTTACCCGCGTAGTTTCCATTGCCACGGTATTTCTGATCATGGTGTTTTTTGTTACCTCGGCAGATTCGGGTGCATTGGTGGCAGATGCCCTGGCGTCGGGCGGTGCAACCGTTACGCCGGCATGGCAGCGTTTTTTCTGGGCGGCACTGCTCGGTGTTGTGGCATCAACCCTGTTAATCGCCGGTGGTTTGCAAGCGCTGCAAGCAATGACCATCGTCAGCGCCTTGCCCTTCGCGGTTATTATGATGATCGGTATGGTGGGGTTGTGGCGGGCTTTGGTGATTGAAGGTTACCGTGAAGACAGTTTGCAGTCGTCTTCGCAGCCGACCCGAAAATTTGGCCAGGGGCCGGGTGCATGGCAGCGTCGTTTAACCGGGCTGATTACTTACCCGTCATTGGTGCAGGTAGAAAACTTTATTAAAGGTGCCTGTTACGATGCGCTGGTGCAAGTACGACAGGAGCTGGTGAAAAAACAGTGGCCTGCCGATGTAGTCCTTGAAACCGACCCGGTGTTGCGCACCTATATCACCATTGCTGACGAAGAGAGTCTGGATTTTATGTATGAAGTCCGGTTGGTGGGTTATCCGCGTCCCGATTTCATTCCCGGAACCGATGCCAGCGAAGGTAGCGAGTACTTCCGTGCAGAAGTGTTTTTACGCAGGGGCGGGCAGTCTTACGATATCTACGGGTTTGATCGGCAGGAATTGATTAATGATGTGCTGGATCAACTGGAAAAATATTTCCATTTCCGCCATTTATCGCCGGAGAGTTTGCCGTGGAATGTTGCCGCTCACGATGAAATGTTGCATCCGGTTGTGGATGCCGATGAAAAGCCTGACCCGGCCGCCGAGGGTGACGATAAAAAATAA
- a CDS encoding S41 family peptidase: MNHFSSSRLAASMLVIAAFLTACGGGGGGNSGSDRPATTAQSSSSANNVVSSSSSSLSSASSFSSSSSTPADPQVWQAGVFHSESHYADKCAAPRTGVNPVTGNAYRDSQGSYIDENNFLRAVSHDLYLWYNEIEDVNPAAYSNVETYFQQLKTAELTPGGNEKDKFHWSQPTDVLQSNTEQGVIYGYGISWENDRGDMVVALVEPYSVAFNAGITRGMKLQRVDDIALATLSSTEVSRLMTALYPSQRDASHVFRFETLDNQLKTITLTASDNDLYAVHEARLHQVAGSRTLYGYLLFNTHHAHAEYELMESIKWLKERNIDKLILDVRYNGGGYLDIASQLSYMISGVFSEGKVFEKMIFNDKHTAINPVTGEALVPVGFHKTTLGFSVEPGIALPTLDLSEVTIITGAGTCSASESIINALAGAGVRVTLIGDTTCGKPYGAYMIDNCGTSYFTTQFRGENSKGFGDYSDGFIPTNSIFLPSQAHIKGCKVADDFSESLGSFDESRLNAALYYDVFRNCPPVASAARASKGPVGSPVSLPGRQDALISDLVRSAPGLNDKLARHPQ, from the coding sequence ATGAATCACTTCTCCTCTTCTCGACTGGCGGCATCCATGCTCGTCATTGCTGCTTTCCTGACCGCTTGTGGCGGTGGAGGCGGCGGCAACAGCGGTTCGGATCGCCCGGCGACAACAGCGCAATCCAGCTCAAGTGCCAATAATGTAGTGTCGAGCAGCTCCTCCAGCCTCAGCTCGGCAAGCAGCTTTTCCAGCAGTTCAAGCACACCGGCAGATCCGCAGGTATGGCAGGCAGGCGTGTTTCATTCCGAAAGTCATTACGCCGACAAGTGTGCCGCACCGCGCACCGGTGTGAACCCGGTAACCGGTAACGCCTACCGGGATAGCCAGGGCAGTTATATTGATGAGAACAACTTCCTGCGCGCGGTCAGCCATGACCTTTATTTGTGGTACAACGAAATTGAAGACGTTAACCCCGCCGCCTACAGCAATGTAGAAACCTACTTTCAGCAGTTGAAAACCGCAGAACTGACACCCGGCGGCAATGAAAAAGACAAGTTTCACTGGTCACAACCCACTGACGTACTGCAATCCAACACCGAACAAGGCGTTATTTACGGTTACGGTATCAGCTGGGAAAACGACCGGGGCGATATGGTCGTGGCGCTGGTTGAGCCCTATTCGGTGGCTTTTAATGCGGGCATAACGCGCGGTATGAAACTGCAGCGTGTGGATGATATTGCGCTGGCGACACTGAGCTCTACTGAAGTTTCCCGGTTGATGACCGCCTTGTACCCGTCGCAACGCGACGCCAGCCATGTTTTCCGTTTTGAAACCCTGGACAACCAACTGAAAACCATCACCCTCACCGCTTCAGACAATGATTTATATGCAGTGCATGAAGCCCGGCTTCACCAGGTGGCAGGCTCCAGAACCTTGTACGGTTATCTGTTGTTCAACACCCACCATGCTCACGCCGAGTACGAGTTGATGGAAAGCATCAAATGGCTGAAAGAGCGCAATATTGATAAGTTGATTCTGGATGTGCGTTACAACGGCGGTGGTTATCTGGATATCGCCAGTCAGCTTTCCTACATGATTTCCGGCGTTTTTTCCGAGGGGAAAGTGTTTGAAAAAATGATCTTTAATGACAAACACACCGCCATTAACCCGGTAACCGGTGAGGCGCTGGTGCCGGTGGGCTTTCACAAGACCACGCTCGGCTTTTCCGTAGAACCGGGCATTGCCTTGCCAACGCTGGATCTGTCCGAAGTCACCATCATCACCGGTGCCGGTACCTGCTCTGCCTCCGAATCCATCATCAATGCGCTGGCCGGTGCCGGGGTGCGCGTAACACTCATCGGCGATACCACCTGCGGAAAACCCTACGGCGCCTACATGATTGACAACTGCGGTACCTCTTATTTCACCACGCAATTCCGCGGCGAAAACAGCAAAGGTTTTGGCGATTACAGTGACGGATTTATCCCGACCAATAGCATCTTTCTTCCCAGCCAGGCGCATATTAAAGGTTGCAAGGTAGCGGATGATTTTAGCGAGTCATTGGGTTCGTTTGATGAAAGCCGTCTGAATGCTGCCCTGTATTACGATGTATTCAGAAACTGTCCGCCCGTCGCCTCGGCAGCACGCGCCTCAAAAGGCCCGGTGGGGTCACCGGTCAGTTTGCCTGGCAGACAGGATGCGCTGATTTCAGACCTTGTTCGTTCCGCGCCCGGGTTGAACGACAAACTGGCTCGTCATCCACAATAA